The genomic DNA TCCTTTGTAGTTACTTGTTCTCGATCTGGCCAGGAAATTAATGGTGATAATGACATCCATTACAGTGAAACTCAAACTCCTGAAATTTACTCAGCAGAAGACAACGTCTGGTTACACGAGGTGACATGAAGGAGAAAGTTTTCTTTAATATCTCCAAGGAGGGAAAACCAGTATAAAACCGCAATTTCTCGTTATCTCCGTCACAGTAATCTTCTTGAAAAACATTGGATTTTTGTGGCAGCCACGGTTTTTGTGTTCTGAACATGAAGTCACACTCCTCTATCTGAGTGCTGCACGATCGACTGTAATCGTTTGGCTCGTCttctttctcttcctcttcctctgaGCCAGTTTCTCCAGATGTTTCTCCCTCATCCACTTTCCAGGCTCATCCACCTTTACAGCTTTTCTTTTCATAGCTTCCTGCTCCTCATGTTCTCTTTCGCGTTTTCTCCTCTCTGTAATCCTTTGAGCTCTCTGCTGTTGCTTTTCTTTCGTCTTGTTGGATTCCTTTAGCTTGTCATGCCCAAGATGCAAAGTAGGGACCCAGTCTGGGTTGAATCGATCCCTTAAGTATTgctgttgtatatcccaggagcgcTCTGGGACAATTGAATGCCATTATCCTACCTGGCTGacccagaaaggatatacaacattgTTTACATCTATGactcaaaattaatgttatgttgtatatcccaggagcgctcaggcacatttcaatgccaggagtcttacctggctgaaccagaaaggatatacaacattCCTTAAATCTACAATTCAAGAcattgtttatgttgtatatCCCAGTAGCACTCAGGCACTTTTGAATGCCAAACTGCGATCAATAATGCCACCTCTGAAAAGTAAACCAGAAGGGAGCTGGCTGTTGCTGAATTTAGATTTCTTTTTCAGACCTCCAAATCAATTTCCAGATCGTTAACTGTGTCGAATAGACACTTGCAGAAGCTTACTTCACTATAGTCCTCTGAGTTACAGCACAGACAGCAGCAAACAGGTAAGCCACAGCAACGAGTTCTCCTCCACAACTCCTTTGATCCAAGACGTGGACAGCGACGTCTTTAATATCACCAAGCTTGACTAGTGGAAATTCCGACAGAAACTTTTGTTTGCATTAACAGGGACCTCAACATAAATTTGCAGGGCCAACCACCGTGCTCGACGACTTTAGCATAAACCACCGTTTATCTGTTGGTAACTTGACAGATATCAAGGCCTCCATAGCTTTGATGAAGATGAGGGAAAATGAGGAATTAAGGCAAGTGTCCTGCGCTTGCTGATATTGATGTGAAATCCACCCTCCTAAAAGACCGATGCATCAAATCCCACCCCTATAAAGAACAGGCACTTTTCTGTGTTGATTGCAAAAACTCTCCACATGAAAAAACCACAAACAAACCGCAAATCGACTGTGATGATGGCCCTGAGCAGGAGGAATGTGACGTCACTTCTTAGCAACCGTTGGAACAACATTTTTTCACTACCAGTTATGAACGTTTACTAGACAACTGCTACAACACGCAAATGTGCTCTTTGAAAGACCTATTAGGAAAATAGTCTACTGCTATAGATAGTGGCAAGAATGCTTCAAGGACATGGGCGATCACATGCAATTTGAGGAAGGCATccttaaaaatattattttcgcCAACGTGTCGTCCTGGCATTCTCCCTTTTGGATCTCTTTACAAAAGTCTCTCTCACCACTGCAACATGACTTCCATCAACTTGACCCAGAACCTCTTCCTGCAAGAAAAGCTTTTGCGCAGTATCTCTTTGAATGCTCATTGCATCATTGCTTTTAACAATCCTCGTGATACATTAGGGTTACTAAGTTAAGCTCAACAAGCGTATTCCGTGCAAGTGCCTTTTGTATGCGAGAGCTTTTAGGATGCTATGTCACAACTGTTTGGCTACTTAATGCTAGATCTGCACCCACACATGGCTTATATACAACGACTAAGTACAAAAATACTGCCAACAGCGTAACGTTTCCCGGTGGTCTACGTGAACAAGAAAAGCCATAAAACAGACAAATCACAGCCTGTCTCTTTTAGTTGACAACATGCCACCGTATTCAACGCCTCAAAGTCCTGTAGCGGGGTTTGGGGTTGACATGCTTAGGGAATAGACGTGTTTTCAAGGGCTCCACTctggttattttttttctcttgcagCTTGCATTGCTTGTATATGGAAACTGTTGCTCCATCTTCGAAGTGCACAATATCAGCAAGAAGCAATTTGGATTCGTCTGAGTCGGTTTCTGCATGGGAAAAGCATTCAAACAGTCTAGCCAAGGAAGATGAGATTTCCCAAGCTTTGAACATGGCCAGTAATGTTGGCGAAAAACTCTACAACATTCTTGAGGAACTTAAGAAACTAGACGAACTTGATGCTATCGAGGCAacgttttaacaagcagactggGGAATGTCAAatcaactattttttttttaacgaaagcTAGTAAGCAGCACAAAGGAAGAATTCTTGTAGTTGTAAGCTTTTTATGTTTATTTCCGACGCGTTTCATCTCTTACTGACAGGGAATGAATACAACTAGCAAGGAAAAGCATATATAACATGTTGTGTGCGTGAGTGAAACTTCCGATAGAAGTGAATAATAACTCAACTATGCTGTAAACAGGCGTAGCAAGAAACGCCTTAATACCTATGTTATTGCATGTTGTTATATTTTTGGGGGCCATacgattagcgctaatcgtATGGCCCCCAAAAAACATGCTATTTACATATATGTGCTAAAGTAGTAGAAGATTTATAGCTGACAATACAGTCTAAGTCTGGTTAATGTCTCTGGATGACCCGCTTGATGTTAGCGTGACTACAGTTAAATGTAGATTTAAACAATACCATTCTACTGTTACGGGTTTTGCGTTTTTGTGAAAGCCATCTAGTTCTGTTACTGTATCTAACCTCCCTAAGTAAAGGAAGTAAAAACCCAGCCGGGTAACCGCGAAGCCTGAGACACTTCCAGAATTTCTCAAGTGTCTCGTTAAAAGCTTGAAACGTGGAGCTATTTCTAGTGTAGCATATGAGCTCACCTCTAATAAAGGCTCTCTTGTTGCTTGCGGGATGAAACGATTGAAAAGGAATGTACAGATACTTATTAAGTGGCTTCTGATAGGTAGAAAACTGCAGAGTGCTaaaattagcatttttgtaaagaaataaaTCCAGAAACGAGATACTACTTTTGTCAATAACATACGTAAGTTTGATACGCTCATTCTTACTATTGAGACAGCTAAGAAACTCTAATAGGTTTCTTCGGGACCCTTCCAAATGAAAAATATGTCATTGATAAACCGCTTGTACAAAGGTAGATGACTGGAATATTGTGTGACAGCATCCTTTTCTAAATAATACATGAAAGCGTTAGCGGCCATTACTGCGAAAGGTGTTCCCATAGCAATCCCAAATATTTGATGAAAAATATCTCCACAAAATTCGGTTTTGAGAAAGTTATTCTTAAAAACAAGTCTAGAGAACTGAATCAGAAGTGGTGTCTCAGGTGCCCCCACCTCCCAAAGCAACAGGTCGAGAGCTATCAATGCTTTCTTGGTATCCACATTTGGATAAAGCGAGACAACATCTGCCGTGACAAGAAAGCAATGTGGTGGCAACCTAATAGACTCCAGAGATTGAATCAGTTCTCCAGAATCCCTAAGAACGGTAGGCATATGAAGCCTAGGCTTAACATATTCATCTACAAAAATGCTAAGAGGTCTAGTGATGTAACTATGCGAGGCTGCAATCGGCAGCCCAACCATGGGGTTTTTGTGTATCTTAGGAATAATGTAGAACTTAGTAGGAGACAAATAATGATCGCAACTACGCAAGAATTTAGCGGCATTAGCGTTTATAATTCTGCTAAAAGTAAACATCAGCTTTTCGTAATTGCTAATTATCTGACCGTGTCCCAGGATCCAATCTTCATGAGTTATGATTGAGTAGGATTGTTTGTCATTAAGCTGTCTCAAAGTCTCATTTCTCACCCAATCAGTTGACAAAAGAGCTGGTCCGAGATTCTTATCGGTATCCAAGACTCTGACAGAGTCGTCATTCTTTATCTGGTTGAGTTCCTCGCGATCATGGGCAGAAAGATTTCTCTTCCAGTGTGGTTTGTTTTGCTTAAAGTTTTGCCGTAAGTCCTTGCATATATTGTGCAGTTTGTCCTCGAGATCTGGATCTTCACGTGGAGGATTCCAGGTGGATTTTACATAATGCCTCGGGTTAAAGCCAGTGTCTGCTGGCTCTCCTTCGAACTTTTTATGTAAACGGATGCTGCGACAAAAGTCCTGTATTTGCATATTGAACTGTGCCGGGTCAGGAGGTTTAAGCGTGGGCCTGAACTTCAAACCCAAGCCAatgatcctttttttttttttaacgaaagctagtgagcagcacaaagGAAGACTTCTTGTAGTTGTAAGCTTTTTTCGTTTATTTCCGACGCGTTTCGTCTCTTACTGAGACTTCTTCAGGAATGAATACAACTAGCAAGGAACAGCATATATAACACGTTGTGTGCGTGAGTGATACTTCCGATAGAAGTGAATAATAACTCAACTATGCTGTAAACGGGCGTAGCAAGAAACGCCTTATTACCTATGTTATTGCATGTTGTTATATTTTTGGGGGCCATACGATTATCA from Montipora capricornis isolate CH-2021 chromosome 2, ASM3666992v2, whole genome shotgun sequence includes the following:
- the LOC138036879 gene encoding uncharacterized protein yields the protein MQIQDFCRSIRLHKKFEGEPADTGFNPRHYVKSTWNPPREDPDLEDKLHNICKDLRQNFKQNKPHWKRNLSAHDREELNQIKNDDSVRVLDTDKNLGPALLSTDWVRNETLRQLNDKQSYSIITHEDWILGHGQIISNYEKLMFTFSRIINANAAKFLRSCDHYLSPTKFYIIPKIHKNPMVGLPIAASHSYITRPLSIFVDEYVKPRLHMPTVLRDSGELIQSLESIRLPPHCFLVTADVVSLYPNVDTKKALIALDLLLWEVGAPETPLLIQFSRLVFKNNFLKTEFCGDIFHQIFGIAMGTPFAVMAANAFMYYLEKDAVTQYSSHLPLYKRFINDIFFIWKGPEETY